GCCCAGATAACCGAGCTGGATGAAGAAGCCCACGCGAATGCCCGCGGCGCCGAAGCGTTCGCGCGCGGCGATGAGGTCGGCGACGTGGGTTCCCTTGTTCATGCGGTCCAGCACGCGCTGGCTGCCGCTTTCGGCGCCCAGCCAGGCTTCGGCGCAGCCCGCGCGCTTCAGTGCGGCGGCCATGCGCTCGCTGATCAGGTCGGCGCGCGTCTGGATGGTGAAGGGGACGGAGCCGTCGGCGGCTTCGAGGTGTTCCGCGAATTCCTCCACCCAGTTCACGTGGAAGCCGAAAATGTCATCGGCCATCCAGACATGGTCGGGATGGAAACTCGCCTTCAGGTGGCTCATCTCCTCGGCCACGTCCTGCGCGGTCCGGCGGTTGTAATGGTTGCCCCAGATCGGTTTGGCGCACCAGTTGCAGCGGAACGGGCAGCCGCGCGACGCGGCCATGTTCAGGCTGAAATAGCCGTGCCGCTCCTGCCACATCGCGCGGTAGCGATCGACGTCGACCAGATCCCACGCGGGATGGCCGACGATGCGCGGATCGGGCGGCAGCACGCCCACGCGCGTCAGTCGTGTTTCTCCGCTGTCCAGCGAAGCCACGCCGGCGATGCCTGATACCCAGGCATGCATGTCGATATCCGGCGCGCGTTCGAGCCGGCTTATCAGCTCGATCAGCGGTGCGACGCCTTCGCCGATCAGCACGGCATGCGCGCCCGCCGCGAGAAAGGCCTCGGGCTGGTCCGAGGCGTCCGATCCGGCCACGATCACCCGGGCGCCGGTGGCACGCGCGTCGCCGATCATCTGGCAGGCCGCTTCGCGCATGCGCGCCAGGCACATCTTGGTGAGGTAGTTGAAGTTGTCCTCGTAGAGCACGACCACGTCGGGACGGCGTGCACGCACCTCCTCGCCGAAGGCTTGCTCGTCGTCCGCCAGCATCGCGTCGAACAGGGCGACGTCGTGTCCCATGCGTCGCAGCAAGGCAGCGACCTGGATGGTGGCCAGCGGGGGATAGGGTTTGCCACGCTCCCACTGTTTCCGGTCGAACCTCAGGTAATAGGAGTGGCCG
The window above is part of the Dyella jiangningensis genome. Proteins encoded here:
- a CDS encoding B12-binding domain-containing radical SAM protein, with the translated sequence MLTIQVGHSYYLRFDRKQWERGKPYPPLATIQVAALLRRMGHDVALFDAMLADDEQAFGEEVRARRPDVVVLYEDNFNYLTKMCLARMREAACQMIGDARATGARVIVAGSDASDQPEAFLAAGAHAVLIGEGVAPLIELISRLERAPDIDMHAWVSGIAGVASLDSGETRLTRVGVLPPDPRIVGHPAWDLVDVDRYRAMWQERHGYFSLNMAASRGCPFRCNWCAKPIWGNHYNRRTAQDVAEEMSHLKASFHPDHVWMADDIFGFHVNWVEEFAEHLEAADGSVPFTIQTRADLISERMAAALKRAGCAEAWLGAESGSQRVLDRMNKGTHVADLIAARERFGAAGIRVGFFIQLGYLGEQLPDLLATRELVERAAPDDIGVSVSYPLPGTKFYEQVKAQLGEKTHWRESNDLAMMFRGAYDSGFYRSFRDLLHEQVTLQQAAASRQQDEGAWAALDARWEALIASETEHRTEGAPPQPIVASPCKAQASL